A single Pseudomonas putida DNA region contains:
- a CDS encoding UvrD-helicase domain-containing protein → MAADLIFNGVTVAHEQPQAPAELTPPAQLPWFRRLAARLLGRGLTRLQAQHRESWSLGHAQGYEAGRQVLVIRDSRPDTAAVPEQDDNLFDDWRLPLTAELKKRFKADVAQRLPTEAQPSAAQWKLIFSDTPSTCVVAGAGAGKSTSLVLRILLLRHYLGYELDAMTVVTFTRESRKDFIKRLVQVFTLWQLDLQPAKARELVRTFHSRILPLVRSLPGFGQVRAFEALGNEMPAGQEAEGESNPFDLRLNDAQRQQLNQCYGQLLGESPRFAEIVAILRREALQLKPLDPGHPDVQKRVQVTQLAAQRDEELCDVIEDLWFAAGAWPIKGIEPCRETVEIRGSRFHVHGRLEGLDAWVVLGFDPAESAQYQRPGAKLAVRAEWAVKRTLLQAFCDKPLIWLDNYAMAKRLAASLAGDAVAGPGFEYKVKGELAPAPLLDAFVGAANFIENLGLEVNPAVAAMSFPSGDTDALFFEALALYWKALEAHLLDQSPPVMSYNRMFALFGENNPENLQLLPDPLLRPLAHLMIDEFQDVSPQIVSWLRACLVEIRRRGPAMHTGRNAQHSSLMCVGDDWQSIYGWRGSSPKYFMEFSKAFPSPANTRVMLVDNYRCQQLVIDAAEHLVKGTPAIAGKRARASGPAAVLPGSPVKVFERDEAALGATLVEHYQRGESVMLLYRKSSDKALMNEHLHGVLQAEKLLPAEQRRLRQLTYHSAKGLQADAVFMLGDCQYLTSSPYKNQVYRQAGLGRAGDAQAFDTAQKEEVQRLAYVAVTRAVRHCYWHVEVANAEAARLPRASSQVDGRQPFFEDLREQRGEQVKAGRDHRPQ, encoded by the coding sequence ATGGCCGCTGATCTGATATTCAACGGAGTGACCGTGGCCCACGAGCAACCCCAGGCCCCTGCCGAACTGACCCCGCCAGCCCAACTGCCTTGGTTCCGCCGCCTGGCTGCACGCCTGTTGGGCCGTGGCCTGACCCGCCTGCAGGCGCAACATCGCGAATCCTGGAGCCTTGGCCACGCGCAGGGTTATGAAGCAGGTCGTCAGGTTCTGGTGATCCGCGATTCACGGCCGGATACCGCCGCGGTGCCCGAACAGGACGACAACCTTTTCGATGACTGGCGCCTGCCCCTGACCGCGGAGCTCAAAAAACGCTTCAAGGCCGACGTTGCCCAGCGCTTGCCCACAGAGGCCCAACCCAGCGCTGCGCAGTGGAAGCTGATCTTCAGTGACACACCGTCCACCTGCGTGGTGGCCGGCGCCGGGGCGGGCAAGTCGACCTCGCTGGTGCTGCGCATTTTGCTGTTGCGTCACTACCTGGGCTACGAGCTGGACGCGATGACCGTGGTCACCTTCACCCGCGAGTCGCGCAAGGATTTCATCAAGCGCCTGGTGCAGGTGTTCACCCTCTGGCAGCTCGACCTGCAACCGGCCAAGGCTCGCGAGCTGGTGCGTACCTTCCATTCACGGATCTTGCCACTGGTGCGCAGCTTGCCTGGCTTCGGCCAGGTGCGTGCGTTCGAGGCCCTGGGCAACGAGATGCCGGCCGGCCAAGAGGCCGAAGGGGAAAGCAACCCGTTCGACCTGCGCCTGAACGATGCCCAGCGCCAACAGCTCAACCAGTGCTACGGCCAGTTGCTCGGTGAAAGCCCGCGCTTTGCCGAGATCGTCGCCATCCTGCGTCGCGAGGCCCTGCAGCTCAAGCCGCTGGACCCGGGTCACCCGGATGTGCAGAAGCGGGTGCAGGTCACCCAGCTGGCCGCCCAGCGTGACGAAGAACTGTGCGATGTGATCGAAGACCTGTGGTTCGCCGCCGGCGCCTGGCCGATCAAGGGTATCGAGCCTTGCCGCGAAACCGTCGAGATCCGTGGCAGCCGCTTCCATGTGCATGGGCGCCTGGAAGGCCTCGATGCCTGGGTGGTGCTGGGCTTCGACCCGGCGGAAAGTGCTCAGTATCAACGGCCCGGCGCCAAGCTGGCGGTGCGTGCCGAGTGGGCGGTCAAGCGCACCTTGTTGCAGGCGTTCTGCGACAAGCCGCTGATCTGGCTCGACAACTACGCCATGGCCAAGCGCCTGGCCGCATCGCTGGCCGGTGATGCCGTGGCCGGGCCCGGTTTCGAGTACAAGGTCAAAGGCGAGCTGGCCCCCGCGCCGCTGCTCGACGCCTTCGTCGGCGCCGCCAACTTCATCGAAAACCTTGGCCTGGAGGTGAACCCGGCCGTGGCGGCCATGAGCTTCCCGTCAGGCGATACCGACGCGCTGTTCTTCGAAGCGTTGGCCCTGTACTGGAAAGCCCTGGAGGCGCACCTGCTGGACCAGTCGCCGCCGGTGATGAGCTACAACCGTATGTTCGCCCTGTTCGGTGAGAACAACCCGGAGAACCTGCAGCTGCTGCCCGACCCGTTGCTGCGGCCGCTGGCGCATCTGATGATCGACGAATTCCAGGACGTCTCGCCGCAGATCGTCAGCTGGCTGCGTGCCTGCCTCGTGGAAATCCGCCGCCGTGGCCCGGCCATGCATACCGGGCGCAATGCCCAGCATTCCTCGCTGATGTGCGTGGGCGATGACTGGCAGTCGATCTACGGCTGGCGCGGCAGTTCGCCAAAGTACTTCATGGAGTTCTCCAAGGCCTTCCCATCGCCGGCCAACACCCGGGTGATGCTGGTGGACAACTACCGGTGCCAGCAACTGGTCATCGATGCGGCCGAGCACCTGGTCAAAGGCACGCCTGCCATTGCGGGCAAGAGAGCGCGAGCCAGCGGGCCTGCCGCCGTGTTGCCGGGCTCGCCGGTGAAGGTGTTCGAGCGCGATGAAGCCGCGTTGGGGGCAACGCTGGTCGAGCACTACCAGCGCGGTGAATCGGTGATGCTGTTGTACCGCAAGAGCAGCGACAAAGCCCTGATGAATGAGCACCTCCATGGCGTGTTGCAGGCCGAGAAGTTGCTGCCGGCCGAGCAGCGTCGCCTGCGTCAGCTGACCTACCACAGCGCCAAAGGCTTGCAGGCGGATGCGGTGTTCATGCTGGGCGATTGCCAGTACCTGACCAGCTCGCCTTACAAGAACCAGGTGTACCGCCAAGCTGGCTTGGGCCGTGCGGGCGACGCGCAGGCGTTCGACACGGCACAGAAGGAAGAAGTGCAGCGCCTGGCCTATGTTGCGGTAACGCGTGCGGTCAGGCACTGCTACTGGCATGTGGAAGTGGCTAATGCGGAGGCAGCCAGGCTGCCCCGCGCTTCAAGCCAGGTGGATGGCCGTCAGCCGTTCTTTGAAGACTTGAGAGAACAGCGTGGCGAGCAGGTCAAGGCTGGTCGGGATCACAGGCCACAATAG